One region of Colius striatus isolate bColStr4 chromosome 4, bColStr4.1.hap1, whole genome shotgun sequence genomic DNA includes:
- the GEM gene encoding GTP-binding protein GEM, with translation MTLNNVTMRRTHNSSLQQQQQRWSIPADGKNLLVQKDSNEYMQQKRYTISPDEYYRRSWSSESSDSVISSESGSNCYRVVLIGEQGVGKSSLANIFAGVHDSIDSDCEVLGEDTYERTLMVDGESATIILLDMWDNKREGEWIRDHCMQVGDAYLIVYSITDRASFEKASELRIQLRRARQKEDIPIILVGNKSDLVRCREVSVAEGRACAVVFDCKFIETSAAVQHNVKELFEGIVRQVRLRRDSKEKNEKRLAYQKRRESIPKKARRFWGKIVAKNNKNMAFKLKSKSCHDLSVL, from the exons ATGACCCTCAACAACGTTACCATGCGGCGCACCCAcaacagcagcctgcagcagcaacagcagcgaTGGAGCATCCCTGCTGATGGAAAGAATCTGCTGGTCCAGAAAGACTCCAACGAGTACATGCAGCAGAAGCGATACACCATCAGTCCTGATGAATACTACAGAAGGAGCTGGTCCTCGGAGTCATCTGACTCTGTCATCTCCTCTGAGTCCGGCAGCAACTGCTACCGGGTGGTGCTGATTGGGGAGCAAGGTGTCGGCAAGTCCTCTCTAGCCAACATCTTTGCAGGGGTGCACGACAGCATTGACAGCGACTGTGAGGTGCTGGGAG aagaCACATACGAAAGAACCCTGATGGTGGATGGGGAAAGTGCAACCATTATACTGCTTGACATGTGGGATAAcaag CGTGAGGGAGAGTGGATTCGAGACCACTGCATGCAAGTAGGAGATGCATACTTGATTGTCTACTCCATCACAGACCGAGCAAGCTTTGAGAAGGCCTCTGAACTCAGAATACAGCTCCGCAGGGCACGCCAGAAAGAAGACATCCCCATTATTCTGGTTGGCAACAAAAGTGACCTTGTCAGGTGCCGTGAAGTTTCAGTGGCAG AGGGACGAGCCTGTGCCGTCGTGTTTGACTGCAAGTTCATCGAGACCTCAGCAGCCGTGCAGCACAACGTGAAAGAGCTGTTTGAAGGCATTGTGCGGCAGGTCCGGCTCCGCCGGGACAGCAAGGAGAAGAATGAGAAGCGCCTGGCCTACCAGAAACGCAGAGAGAGCATCCCCAAGAAAGCCAGGCGGTTTTGGGGCAAGATAGTTGCCAAGAACAACAAGAACATGGCCTTCAAACTCAAGTCCAAGTCTTGTCATGACCTATCGGTACTCTAA